One genomic region from Salvia hispanica cultivar TCC Black 2014 chromosome 2, UniMelb_Shisp_WGS_1.0, whole genome shotgun sequence encodes:
- the LOC125207921 gene encoding kiwellin-1-like, whose translation MMRNWSLGALFLALIFSPHLLEARHQTCKPSGKVKGKKPPPDYCNEEDDICCIKGKYYTTYKCSPPVSAATKAYLYITGFEKGGDGYKPSKCEHKYYSDDTPVVSLPTGWYSGGRRCLDNITISGNGRSVEAMVVDECDSSKGCDADSDYLPPCSNNVIGASPAVWRALKVPVQDWGELDITWLDA comes from the coding sequence ATGATGAGGAACTGGAGCTTGGGAGCACTTTTTCTTGCACTAATATTCTCCCCTCACTTGTTAGAAGCTCGGCATCAAACCTGCAAGCCGAGTGGCAAAGTGAAGGGCAAGAAGCCGCCTCCAGATTACTGCAACGAAGAGGACGACATCTGCTGCATAAAGGGGAAATACTACACTACTTACAAATGTTCTCCACCAGTGTCTGCAGCCACGAAGGCATATCTCTACATCACCGGTTTTGAGAAAGGTGGAGATGGATACAAGCCGTCAAAATGCGAGCACAAGTACTACTCAGACGACACACCGGTTGTATCTCTGCCTACGGGATGGTACAGTGGAGGGAGAAGGTGCCTGGACAACATCACCATAAGTGGTAATGGGCGGAGCGTGGAGGCTATGGTGGTTGATGAGTGTGATTCCTCAAAGGGATGTGATGCAGACAGCGACTATCTCCCTCCGTGCTCCAACAACGTTATTGGCGCGTCTCCTGCTGTCTGGAGAGCGTTGAAGGTGCCCGTGCAAGACTGGGGTGAACTCGACATCACCTGGTTGGATGCCTAA
- the LOC125207917 gene encoding UDP-glycosyltransferase 73C6-like, with translation MAAEIHVVLFPMVAPGHMNPIIDIAKLLAHRGLIVSIITTPANAARISSTISPALQIHLIQIPFPAAQAGLPHACENMDSLPSLDTSYKFLIAFDMMQNDVVRAFEQLQPPPSCLISDMGLPWTAQLAEQFNIPRMVFHGTSCTSLLASHHKKVVRAEAPDAAEDAKSAVMKKVWEQVRAAEKTSYGVVVNSFEELEAESVKEYSEAKGGRVWCIGPVSLCNVETTDMAKRGNISAVDVRDCMQWLDLHEPGSVIYAALGSLARPTPEQMMELALALEETNRPFIWGLGGASSPALEGLFVESGFAQRTRDRGFLIRGWAPQLVILSHPAVGGFLTHCGWNSTLEGITAGVPLATWPFVGDQFANEKLVVEILGIGVSVGNKVRVMWGEEEKAGVFVAKDAIKRALVVLMEEGAEMRTRAGELRDKAKIAVAQGGSSYVGLTLLIEEIKARF, from the coding sequence ATGGCCGCTGAAATCCACGTTGTGTTGTTCCCAATGGTAGCGCCCGGCCACATGAACCCCATCATCGACATCGCCAAACTCCTCGCCCACCGCGGCCTCATCGTCTCCATCATCACCACCCCAGCTAACGCCGCCCGGATCAGTTCCACCATCTCACCCGCTCTGCAAATCCATCTCATCCAAATCCCTTTCCCCGCCGCCCAAGCCGGACTGCCCCACGCCTGCGAGAATATGGACTCTCTCCCATCGCTGGACACGAGCTACAAGTTCTTAATCGCATTCGACATGATGCAGAACGACGTCGTGCGGGCCTTCGAGCAGCTGCAGCCGCCCCCGAGCTGCCTCATCTCCGACATGGGCCTGCCCTGGACGGCCCAGCTCGCCGAGCAGTTCAACATCCCCAGAATGGTCTTCCACGGCACCAGCTGCACATCCCTCCTCGCTTCGCATCACAAAAAGGTCGTTCGCGCTGAGGCTCCCGACGCCGCAGAAGATGCAAAATCAGCCGTGATGAAGAAAGTGTGGGAACAAGTGAGGGCGGCGGAGAAGACTTCCTACGGCGTAGTAGTGAACAGCTTCGAGGAGTTGGAGGCGGAGAGCGTGAAGGAATACAGCGAGGCGAAAGGCGGGAGAGTGTGGTGCATCGGCCCTGTTTCCTTGTGCAATGTGGAGACCACGGACATGGCAAAGAGGGGGAACATCTCGGCCGTTGATGTGCGCGACTGCATGCAATGGCTCGATCTGCACGAGCCGGGGTCCGTGATCTATGCGGCTCTGGGCTCGTTAGCGCGCCCGACGCCTGAGCAGATGATGGAGCTGGCACTCGCTCTCGAAGAGACGAATAGGCCTTTCATTTGGGGATTAGGAGGAGCTTCGTCTCCTGCATTAGAGGGATTGTTTGTGGAGAGCGGATTCGCGCAGAGGACTAGAGACAGGGGCTTCCTGATTCGTGGTTGGGCGCCCCAGCTCGTGATCCTATCACACCCTGCGGTTGGGGGATTCTTGACGCACTGTGGATGGAACTCGACGCTGGAAGGGATAACGGCGGGGGTGCCGCTTGCGACATGGCCATTTGTGGGGGATCAGTTTGCAAATGAGAAATTGGTGGTGGAAATACTTGGAATTGGAGTGAGTGTGGGAAATAAAGTTCGTGTTATGTGgggagaggaggagaaggCTGGGGTGTTTGTGGCGAAGGATGCTATCAAGAGAGCTTTGGTGGTGTTGATGGAGGAAGGTGCAGAAATGAGAACAAGGGCAGGAGAGCTCAGGGACAAGGCCAAAATTGCAGTTGCACAAGGAGGTTCTTCTTATGTAGGACTCACTTTGCTTATTGAAGAAATTAAGGCTAGATTTTAA
- the LOC125207919 gene encoding AT-hook motif nuclear-localized protein 11-like yields MDQRDAMTLAGSGSYYMQAESVTGLQSSPSLSPMSNAAVHFQSNTGGSMNVSSLPLDTSSAMSAHGVSVGPHAMQQQGEPVRRKRGRPRKYGHDGAVSLGLSPSISNPTPMARATQKWRGRPPGVGRKQQLSPLGGSAFSGAGTMTPHIINVAVGEDIKRKVISLLQGRRGIVILSGVGSISAANIKISNSSGSVTYEGHFDMVNLSGSYINDIDGPHGPTGGLNVTFAGPDGRLIGGPVEGLLIAGSPVQVIAGSMVAFTKPKNKVPEDLEPSGDPHRSTLGNSINPANVSQNLNQMHAWANSR; encoded by the exons ATGGATCAAAGGGATGCTATGACATTAGCAGGCTCGGGTTCGTATTACATGCAGGCCGAGTCTGTCACGGGGCTGCAGAGCTCACCTAGCTTGAGTCCAATGTCCAATGCTGCCGTGCACTTCCAATCCAACACCGGTGGCAGCATGAATGTCTCGTCTTTACCTTTAGATACTTCATCAGCAATGTCTGCTCATGGGGTTAGTGTAGGCCCACATGCTATGCAGCAACAAGGTGAACCCGTACGCAGGAAACGTGGAAGGCCACGCAAGTATGGCCATGATGGTGCAGTTTCACTAGGACTGTCACCCTCTATTTCTAATCCTACACCGATGGCAAGAGCAACTCAAAAGTGGAGAGGGAGACCACCGGGGGTTGGACGTAAGCAGCAGCTCTCGCCTCTAG GTGGATCTGCTTTCAGTGGAGCTGGAACAATGACTCCACATATCATCAACGTTGCAGTTGGAGAA GATATCAAAAGAAAGGTAATATCTCTTCTACAGGGACGAAGAGGCATAGTTATCTTGTCGGGCGTTGGTTCCATCTCTGCGGCAAATATCAAGATTTCAAATTCTAGTGGAAGTGTCACGTACGAG GGGCATTTTGATATGGTAAATCTATCAGGCTCTTACATCAACGACATTGATGGTCCTCACGGTCCGACTGGTGGTCTTAATGTCACGTTTGCTGGTCCTGATGGTCGTCTCATAGGCGGCCCAGTCGAGGGACTTCTCATTGCTGGAAGCCCTGTTCAG GTGATTGCTGGAAGCATGGTTGCTTTCACTAAGCCCAAAAACAAGGTGCCCGAAGATCTGGAACCTTCTGGAGACCCTCATCGTAGCACTCTTGGAAACTCGATAAATCCAGCCAATGTTAGTCAGAATCTCAACCAGATGCACGCATGGGCGAATTCAAGATGA
- the LOC125207922 gene encoding putative ripening-related protein 5, translating into MMNLKKLAFFALLIVLAAQALEGRLQSCNPSGKIRGKKPPPGQCNQENDSDCCKQGKLYTTYKCSPPVSGSTKAVLTINSFQKGGDGGGPSECDNQYHSDDTPVVALSTGWYSGGSRCLKNVTISGNGRSVTAMVVDECDSTMGCDEVHDYQPPCPNNIVDASKAVWKALGVPQGDWGGLDITWSDSCNPSGKIRGKKPPPGQCNQENDSDCCKQGKLYTTYKCSPPVSGSTKAVLTINSFQKGGDGGGPSECDNQYHSDDTPVVALSTGWYSGGSRCLNNVTISGNGRSVTAMVVDECDSTMGCDEVHDYQPPCPNNIVDASKAVWKALGVPQGEWGGLDITWSDA; encoded by the exons ATGATGAACCTCAAGAAACTAGCCTTCTTTGCTTTGCTAATCGTCCTCGCTGCTCAGGCGTTGGAGGGCCGACTCCAATCGTGCAATCCGAGTGGCAAAATCAGAGGAAAGAAACCACCTCCGGGACAATGCAACCAGGAAAACGACTCCGACTGCTGTAAACAAGGGAAGCTCTACACCACTTACAAATGCTCTCCCCCCGTCTCTGGAAGCACGAAAGCAGTTCTCACCATCAACAGCTTCCAGAAGGGTGGAGACGGAGGCGGTCCATCAGAATGTGACAATCAGTACCACTCTGATGACACTCCAGTCGTCGCGCTGTCAACTGGATGGTACAGCGGAGGGAGCAGATGCCTCAAAAACGTAACTATAAGTGGCAATGGCCGGAGCGTGACAGCAATGGTGGTGGATGAGTGTGATTCCACAATGGGATGTGATGAGGTTCACGACTATCAGCCACCCTGTCCTAACAACATTGTTGACGCCTCAAAGGCTGTCTGGAAAGCCTTGGGGGTTCCCCAAGGAGACTGGGGTGGCTTGGATATCACCTGGTCGGAT TCTTGCAACCCGAGTGGCAAAATCAGAGGAAAGAAACCACCTCCGGGGCAATGCAACCAGGAAAACGACTCTGATTGCTGTAAACAAGGGAAGCTCTACACCACTTACAAATGTTCTCCCCCCGTCTCTGGAAGCACGAAAGCAGTTCTCACCATCAACAGCTTCCAGAAGGGTGGAGATGGAGGCGGTCCATCAGAATGTGACAATCAGTATCACTCTGATGACACTCCAGTCGTCGCGCTATCAACTGGTTGGTACAGCGGAGGGAGCAGATGCCTAAACAATGTGACTATAAGTGGCAATGGCCGGAGTGTGACAGCAATGGTGGTGGATGAGTGTGATTCCACCATGGGATGTGACGAAGTTCACGACTATCAGCCTCCGTGTCCTAACAACATCGTCGATGCCTCAAAGGCTGTCTGGAAAGCCTTGGGGGTTCCTCAAGGCGAATGGGGCGGCTTGGATATCACATGGTCTGATGCTTAG
- the LOC125207981 gene encoding uncharacterized protein LOC125207981 has translation MSKKNDLGRRKRLYDFDLKREKEAKEKREKKLNAKKNKMKVDGSSSKKKGGNGFQVGKKNLKTRITPFAKAKAAQAMEVDK, from the exons ATGTCGAAGAAGAACGATTTAGGTCGGAGAAAAAGGCTGTATGATTTCGATCTTAAAA GAGAAAAAGAAGCCaaggaaaagagagaaaagaagcTAAATGCGAAGAAAAATAAGATGAAA GTTGATGGTAGCAGCAGTAAGAAGAAGGGTGGGAATGGATTTCAAGTAGGAAAGAAAAACTTGAAAACGAGGATCACACCATTTGCCAAAGCTAAAGCTGCCCAAGCCATGGAGGTCGACAAGTAA